DNA sequence from the Streptomyces sp. CA-210063 genome:
TTGGTGCGGATGACGGAGATGGCGTCCATCGACTTAGACGTCATGGCTTTCCTTACGTTGCAGGTTCGAGGGTTCCGCGAGCGATCCGGTGAGGATCGGAAAGTGTGCGGCCCCTCCGACCGTTCGTCAGAGGGGCCGCACAGTTACTTGGTGAGATGGTCCGGGCCGAAGGCCTGGGGCAGCATCTGGGAGAGCGGGAGGATCCCCGCCGGGGTTTCCAGCAGCAGATCCGGGCCGCCGAACTCGTACAGCAGTTGCCGGCAGCGGCCGCACGGGACGAGGATCTCGCCCCGGCCGTCCACGCAGGTGAAGTGCGTGAGGCGGCCGCCGCCCGTGCGGTGCAGCTCCGAGACCAGTCCGCACTCGGCGCACAGGCCGAGGCCGTACGAGGCGTTCTCGACGTTGCAGCCGGAGATCGTGCGGCCGTCGTCGACGAGGGCGGCGACGCCGACCGGGTAGCCCGAGTAGGGGGCGTACGCGTGGGTCATGGCGTCCCGCGCGACCGAGCGCAGCTTGTCCCAGTCGGCCCCGGCCAGGGCGGTCACTTGCCTTGTCCCTTCCGGTACGGCAGGCCGTCCGCCTTCGGCATCCGCAGCCGCTGGGCGGAGAGCGCGAGGACGATCAGCGTGATGACGTACGGCGTGGCGGCGACGACCTGGTTGGGGACCTCGTTGGTGACGGAGTACCAGGTGAAGACGAGGGCGCCGACGACGAAGGTGATCGCGGCGGTGACGTACTTCTTGCGGACGGCCTGCCAGACGGCGCCGAGGAACAGCAGGAGGGCGCCGAGGAGCAGCAGGGCGTGGACGTTCTCGGAGCCGCCGCGCAGGTTGAGGCTGTCGGTGTAGCCGAAGAGGCCGGCGCCGAGGGCGAGACCGCCCGGCATCCAGTTGCCGAAGATCATCGCGGCGAGGCCGATGAAGCCTCGGCCCCCGGTCTGGCCCTCCAGGTAGAAGGGGTTGGCGACGATGGAGAGGAAGGCGCCGCCGAGGCCGGCCAGGCCGCCGGAGATGATCACTGC
Encoded proteins:
- a CDS encoding cytidine deaminase, translating into MTALAGADWDKLRSVARDAMTHAYAPYSGYPVGVAALVDDGRTISGCNVENASYGLGLCAECGLVSELHRTGGGRLTHFTCVDGRGEILVPCGRCRQLLYEFGGPDLLLETPAGILPLSQMLPQAFGPDHLTK